One region of Clostridia bacterium genomic DNA includes:
- a CDS encoding AbrB/MazE/SpoVT family DNA-binding domain-containing protein, whose translation MKDVQEDRFIVSVRVGPKGQITVPKEARRMFDINEGDTLMVMGDRTRGLALVKADEFYKLMGGIVDDGGH comes from the coding sequence ATGAAAGACGTGCAAGAAGATAGGTTTATCGTCAGCGTTCGTGTGGGGCCGAAAGGACAGATCACCGTGCCCAAAGAGGCCAGGCGAATGTTCGACATCAACGAGGGCGATACCCTCATGGTGATGGGCGACCGCACGCGCGGGCTTGCGCTCGTCAAAGCCGACGAGTTTTACAAACTGATGGGAGGTATCGTAGACGATGGCGGCCATTGA
- a CDS encoding phosphatase PAP2 family protein: MLKTSKELSLRAKTIIALACFAVVFAGLTVVATFYDLDISRILTKHSLSEGEYISHNGFALLFETIGCCPIYLMGSIAGAIVFWFFWRKSGKLRILSVIGIAAAVAGFTLTVKDLFGYAAEYIGANLTDGSLVLAAHKLAGAGYLTAVSVVVGAMPAVCLLVAWGRIAKSTNDKMIWWAIAIVGTMIFFFVPHFIKGPVGRARFRTMNYLGDFDYYTRWYVLNGKRVLTADGIVASTAETKAAIIVASDTCKSFPSGHTFSAGMIYTLLGLPYVSEKCAKKGVKLTLWLCTVAYVGLVAVSRIVAGAHFMSDVLFGGTIAFAGAMIMREIFVCKGCHVKALFGKQAAVEAQAAAPETTGEVVQEDAAEATDEEGEALAEDLPKD; the protein is encoded by the coding sequence ATGCTCAAAACGTCCAAAGAACTTTCGCTTCGTGCCAAGACGATCATCGCGTTGGCGTGTTTCGCCGTCGTCTTCGCGGGGTTGACGGTCGTCGCCACGTTCTACGACCTCGATATCAGCCGCATCCTCACCAAGCACAGTTTGAGCGAGGGAGAATACATTTCGCACAACGGATTCGCTCTGCTTTTCGAGACGATCGGGTGCTGCCCCATCTATTTGATGGGTTCCATTGCGGGCGCTATCGTCTTTTGGTTTTTCTGGCGTAAGAGCGGCAAGTTGCGCATCTTGTCCGTGATCGGCATAGCGGCGGCCGTGGCCGGCTTTACGCTGACTGTCAAGGACTTGTTCGGCTATGCCGCCGAGTATATCGGCGCCAACCTCACCGACGGCAGTTTGGTTTTGGCCGCGCACAAATTGGCCGGCGCGGGATACCTCACCGCGGTTTCGGTAGTCGTGGGCGCTATGCCCGCCGTCTGCTTGTTGGTCGCCTGGGGGCGCATCGCCAAGAGCACCAACGACAAGATGATCTGGTGGGCCATCGCCATCGTGGGCACGATGATCTTCTTCTTCGTGCCGCACTTCATCAAGGGGCCCGTTGGTAGAGCGCGTTTCCGCACGATGAACTACCTCGGCGACTTCGATTACTATACGCGCTGGTACGTCCTCAACGGTAAGCGCGTCCTGACGGCGGACGGCATCGTCGCCTCTACCGCCGAGACCAAGGCCGCCATCATCGTGGCGTCGGATACCTGCAAGTCCTTCCCCAGCGGACACACGTTCTCGGCCGGTATGATTTATACTTTGTTGGGGTTGCCGTACGTGTCCGAGAAGTGCGCGAAGAAAGGCGTTAAGTTGACGTTGTGGCTGTGCACCGTCGCCTACGTCGGTTTGGTGGCCGTCAGCCGCATCGTGGCGGGCGCGCACTTTATGAGCGACGTGCTGTTCGGCGGTACCATCGCCTTTGCGGGCGCGATGATCATGCGCGAGATATTCGTGTGCAAGGGTTGCCACGTCAAGGCCTTGTTCGGCAAGCAAGCCGCAGTCGAAGCGCAAGCGGCCGCGCCCGAAACGACGGGAGAAGTCGTGCAGGAGGATGCGGCGGAGGCCACGGACGAGGAAGGCGAAGCGCTCGCGGAAGATTTGCCGAAAGACTGA
- a CDS encoding TetR/AcrR family transcriptional regulator — MKRKDVIITDSIIQALFILLKEKELSEISVTDLVTKAGVSRSSFYRNFNSFENVIYSYFMDKTQSWWKENEQTFLYGEKEVETSVFEHLLTMKEELLLVYQKGLYYPFEKHVFDCAKGGRSLIDKEQAYLTARVSGIICGLVNEWIRRGMTDPPAYVAGFLRRRTDYKAGE, encoded by the coding sequence ATGAAAAGAAAAGACGTTATCATTACCGATTCCATCATTCAAGCGCTGTTTATCCTATTGAAAGAGAAAGAATTATCGGAGATTTCGGTCACGGATCTGGTTACGAAAGCGGGCGTGAGCCGCAGTTCGTTTTATCGGAATTTCAATTCGTTTGAGAATGTGATCTATTCCTATTTCATGGATAAAACGCAAAGTTGGTGGAAGGAAAACGAGCAGACGTTCCTCTACGGTGAAAAAGAGGTGGAAACGAGCGTTTTCGAGCATTTGCTTACCATGAAAGAAGAACTATTGCTCGTCTATCAAAAAGGTTTGTACTATCCATTTGAAAAGCACGTTTTCGATTGTGCGAAAGGCGGTCGCAGTCTGATCGACAAAGAACAAGCCTATCTGACGGCGAGAGTTTCGGGCATTATTTGCGGACTTGTAAACGAATGGATCCGGCGAGGCATGACCGATCCCCCCGCATACGTCGCCGGATTTTTGAGAAGGCGTACCGATTACAAAGCCGGAGAATGA
- a CDS encoding pectin acetylesterase, protein MAEHVKKKKKHVVLIVVLVIVAVIIAVGVVATVLLKKTIFMSYPELNGTPEVGQWYQVTPEGTISSNGTEWHGIFRKGTENKVVVYFFGGGVSITPETSEQGKTFFAVDMTAQNFVAQGGIGSTAEDNPFKDWSFIVIPYASGDFHTGTGEYRYTSDGKEKTVYHHGYTNYAAMVETVKPYIGEPDALLVTGFSAGGFATSLLADDVIDRFPSANNVTVCVDSSLLLYDGWHETARDLWKSPAEITERLTTNNIVLDSLTALSNKRGDSVKILFDCSYRDDTLQQYQGYINNGKMEKNKANGDRFQADLKEMVAGLKTNIPNAGIYIWDYKADVETKNTQHTIISSDFLVELESGKSIADWLNDAINGTVRSYGLDLLDK, encoded by the coding sequence ATGGCTGAACATGTAAAAAAGAAAAAGAAACATGTGGTGCTTATTGTAGTCTTGGTGATTGTAGCAGTCATTATTGCAGTAGGCGTCGTCGCGACCGTCCTTCTGAAAAAAACGATCTTTATGAGTTACCCGGAATTGAATGGAACGCCGGAGGTCGGTCAATGGTATCAGGTGACGCCCGAAGGGACCATCTCGTCCAACGGAACCGAATGGCACGGTATTTTCAGAAAGGGTACGGAAAACAAAGTCGTCGTCTATTTCTTCGGCGGCGGGGTAAGCATCACCCCCGAAACCTCTGAGCAGGGGAAAACGTTTTTTGCGGTCGATATGACGGCGCAGAACTTTGTTGCGCAGGGCGGGATCGGAAGCACTGCGGAAGACAACCCATTCAAAGATTGGTCGTTTATCGTCATTCCGTATGCTTCCGGGGATTTCCACACGGGAACGGGTGAATACCGTTACACGTCCGACGGAAAGGAAAAGACCGTTTATCACCACGGTTATACCAACTATGCCGCAATGGTGGAAACCGTCAAACCGTATATCGGAGAACCGGACGCCTTGCTTGTAACGGGTTTTTCTGCGGGCGGTTTTGCAACGTCGCTGCTTGCGGACGACGTGATCGACCGTTTCCCCTCGGCAAATAACGTTACGGTCTGCGTGGACAGTTCGCTTCTTCTGTACGACGGTTGGCATGAAACCGCACGGGACCTTTGGAAGTCGCCGGCGGAAATTACGGAACGGCTCACAACGAACAACATCGTTCTCGACAGTCTGACAGCCCTTTCCAACAAGCGCGGCGACAGCGTGAAAATTCTGTTTGATTGCTCGTACAGAGACGATACCTTACAACAATATCAAGGGTATATCAACAACGGGAAAATGGAAAAGAACAAGGCAAACGGCGATCGGTTCCAAGCGGATCTGAAAGAAATGGTCGCCGGACTGAAAACAAACATTCCGAACGCCGGTATTTATATATGGGACTATAAAGCAGACGTGGAAACCAAAAACACGCAGCACACCATTATTTCAAGCGATTTCCTTGTGGAACTGGAAAGCGGGAAAAGCATTGCCGATTGGCTAAACGACGCGATCAACGGAACGGTTCGGTCTTATGGGTTGGATTTGTTGGATAAATAA
- a CDS encoding acetolactate synthase produces the protein MKQISVFIENEKGKLAAVTELLASRNVNLKALCIADSVEYGILRLATDEVDVAVRTLTDNGYLVKVTEVLVVKTEDKAGSLAKIMAALGGDIDVEYAYAFTSSEEGKAMMVFRVDDNEKAMAALRAAGISATL, from the coding sequence ATGAAACAAATATCCGTATTTATCGAGAACGAAAAAGGTAAATTGGCGGCGGTGACCGAGTTGCTCGCCTCCCGCAACGTCAACTTGAAGGCGCTCTGCATAGCGGACAGCGTGGAGTACGGCATACTGCGTTTGGCTACCGACGAAGTGGACGTGGCCGTGCGGACGCTCACCGACAACGGCTACCTCGTCAAGGTGACCGAGGTGCTGGTCGTCAAGACCGAGGACAAGGCGGGCAGTTTGGCCAAGATCATGGCCGCGTTGGGCGGCGATATCGACGTGGAATACGCCTACGCATTCACCTCTTCCGAAGAAGGCAAGGCGATGATGGTCTTCCGCGTGGACGACAACGAAAAGGCAATGGCGGCCCTCCGTGCGGCGGGGATAAGCGCCACGCTGTAA
- a CDS encoding cupin domain-containing protein, with translation MQEQEPITNQTQPEPRSAAGEVLNVSQITCANPYYRKEIWTGDYMQLTVMSIPTGGEVGLERHETFDQMLRVESGVGTVYMGATKQEVKFVGYANADSLILVPAGTWHNVLNDQNRPLKLYSVYAPPHHPVGTLQKTKFEADLADY, from the coding sequence ATGCAAGAACAAGAACCTATCACGAATCAAACGCAACCCGAACCGCGATCCGCCGCGGGCGAAGTGCTCAACGTCAGCCAAATCACCTGCGCCAACCCCTATTATCGCAAGGAAATATGGACGGGCGATTATATGCAGTTGACCGTTATGAGCATCCCCACGGGCGGCGAAGTGGGGCTGGAACGACACGAAACCTTCGACCAAATGCTGCGCGTGGAGAGCGGCGTGGGCACGGTCTACATGGGCGCGACTAAGCAGGAAGTCAAATTCGTGGGCTACGCCAACGCGGACAGCCTCATCCTCGTGCCCGCTGGCACGTGGCACAATGTCCTCAACGACCAAAACCGTCCGCTGAAACTCTACTCGGTGTACGCGCCGCCCCATCATCCGGTGGGCACGTTGCAAAAGACGAAATTCGAGGCCGACCTCGCGGATTATTAG
- a CDS encoding alpha/beta hydrolase produces the protein METKKNHKGLIIAGSIIGSFLLLLFVLFFVLTTHTQIVVGLIQKATYGDKSFNSYEPYYEPINGLKENGQYLISEIKYDTEYPNSYLDITYPDGDLAADRPTLIYFHGGGFFAGSKNMGDPLAASEATALLDDICTQGYNIVNVDYALVPAAHFPVPLIQANRAFAYLLAHQDEYHLDMDNIVIMGSSAGAIISSQMGSIVTNPEYADLLGITPTLKPEQVKAVVLDDAPLDYNHFDLATKMLVGNYVKGSIYLNKEEIKKYNNIGSLTANYPAAVLLGSEYRNDMNVMHKELDSLGCEHILVDPYAEHGVQKPHCFVAEERVDAIAKDAFDRMMDFINNKTK, from the coding sequence ATGGAAACAAAGAAAAACCATAAAGGACTTATAATCGCAGGCTCCATTATCGGATCGTTTCTGCTCTTACTGTTTGTTTTATTTTTCGTACTTACAACGCATACGCAGATCGTGGTCGGGCTGATCCAGAAAGCAACTTACGGCGACAAATCGTTTAATTCTTACGAGCCGTATTATGAGCCGATCAACGGGTTAAAGGAAAACGGACAATATCTGATCAGTGAGATCAAATACGATACGGAATATCCAAACAGTTATCTCGATATTACCTATCCGGACGGTGATTTGGCCGCCGATCGCCCGACGCTAATCTATTTCCATGGCGGCGGTTTCTTTGCCGGGAGCAAAAACATGGGTGATCCGCTTGCCGCAAGCGAAGCGACGGCGCTCCTTGACGATATTTGCACGCAAGGATACAACATTGTCAACGTCGATTATGCGCTTGTTCCCGCGGCGCATTTTCCCGTTCCGCTTATTCAGGCGAACAGGGCGTTTGCATATCTGCTTGCACATCAAGACGAGTACCATCTTGATATGGACAATATAGTTATTATGGGTAGTTCTGCCGGCGCGATCATATCCAGCCAAATGGGAAGCATCGTTACAAATCCCGAATATGCGGACCTTCTCGGTATAACGCCCACCCTAAAACCAGAACAAGTAAAAGCGGTCGTTCTCGACGACGCGCCGCTTGATTATAATCATTTTGATCTTGCGACGAAAATGCTTGTCGGCAATTATGTTAAAGGCAGTATATATCTGAACAAGGAAGAAATAAAAAAATATAACAATATCGGTAGTCTTACCGCAAACTATCCTGCCGCCGTACTTCTCGGCAGTGAGTACAGAAACGATATGAACGTCATGCACAAAGAGTTGGATAGCCTCGGTTGTGAGCATATTCTCGTCGATCCGTATGCGGAACACGGTGTTCAGAAACCGCATTGCTTTGTTGCGGAAGAACGGGTTGACGCAATTGCAAAAGACGCATTCGATAGAATGATGGATTTTATAAACAACAAAACGAAATAA